The following are encoded in a window of Brettanomyces bruxellensis chromosome 9, complete sequence genomic DNA:
- a CDS encoding uncharacterized protein (BUSCO:EOG09262VOC): MLSFRTPGYNGYSVKYSPFYDNKLAVASAANYGLVGNGKLWILSIQNDGRIIPEASFETQDGLFDVAWSELHENHILASSGDGSISLFDTTLSKFPISKFREHTREVFSVYWNLVDKTLFCSSSWDGSVKVWNPSRKQSLMTLSSAKDLTSKAESLSPVGKVPLSSSRSTPYNPNNDCAYQAVFSPHNASLILSVNSASHCQLWDIRQPNPLTMDFISHNGLETLACDFNKYRQSVIATASVDKSVKIWDLRMIPNIKHQFLPLGNKIGPSPLNKLVGHDFAVRKVIWSPHSSDILMSCSYDMTCKVWKDYTDDRAKFLNSMKLRHGKALINSFEGHREFVMGCDWSLWGAGFAASTGWDEMVYVWKAA; this comes from the coding sequence ATGCTTTCGTTCAGAACTCCAGGATACAATGGATATTCTGTGAAGTACTCACCTTTCTATGATAATAAATTGGCTGTAGCCTCAGCCGCAAATTATGGACTAGTGGGGAATGGTAAGCTTTGGATTTTATCTATACAGAATGATGGGAGGATAATACCAGAAGCTTCGTTTGAGACACAGGATGGTCTTTTTGACGTGGCGTGGTCGGAACTTCATGAAAATCACATCTTAGCAAGTTCGGGAGATGGTAGTATTTCACTTTTCGATACAACACTTTCAAAGTTTCCAATTTCCAAGTTTCGAGAACATACGCGAGAAGTATTTTCAGTTTACTGGAATTTGGTTGATAAAACACTGTTTTGTTCGTCTTCTTGGGATGGGTCTGTTAAAGTCTGGAATCCATCGAGAAAGCAGTCATTGATGACTCTGTCATCAGCAAAGGATCTCACATCAAAAGCAGAATCATTGTCACCGGTTGGGAAAGTTCCACTTTCCAGTAGCAGGTCTACCCCATATAATCCAAATAATGATTGTGCATATCAAGCTGTATTTTCTCCGCATAATGCTTCTCTGATTTTATCGGTTAATTCTGCTTCGCATTGTCAATTATGGGATATTAGACAACCTAACCCATTGACAATGGATTTCATTTCTCATAATGGACTTGAAACGTTAGCGTGCGATTTTAACAAATATAGGCAGTCTGTGATTGCCACTGCTTCAGTAGATAAGTCTGTGAAAATATGGGATCTCCGAATGATACCAAATATTAAGCATCAATTCCTCCCACTCGGTAACAAGATTGGGCCTTCGCCGCTAAATAAGCTTGTTGGTCATGATTTTGCCGTTAGAAAAGTTATCTGGTCGCCACATTCATCGGATATTTTAATGTCATGTTCATATGATATGACGTGCAAAGTATGGAAAGATTATACAGATGATAGAGCCAAGTTTCTGAACTCTATGAAACTAAGACACGGCAAAGCACTAATAAATAGTTTTGAAGGACATCGGGAATTTGTAATGGGGTGTGATTGGTCACTTTGGGGTGCTGGCTTTGCCGCTTCTACTGGTTGGGATGAAATGGTTTATGTATGGAAGGCTGCTTGA